A genomic window from Candidatus Kouleothrix ribensis includes:
- a CDS encoding sugar ABC transporter permease, with protein sequence MQTSSQPIERMIVRRPRIRWGHLATIVGFLLPGALIYIGLVLLPVAQAVYYSFFRWNGLGPLTNFTGLANYTRALSDRVFLLSLGHNLQLIVLSLAIQIPLALGLALLIRGLTRGRAIFRTIFFMPFVLSEIVTGVIWSFIYRPDGGLVETLFSSIAPGFAKTALLADPKTVLYALFVVITWKFFGYHMILYIAGLQNIPTEVEEAAQIDGCSRLQALRYITIPLLSSTIRLTIYLSVLGSLQFFDLIWIMTTGGPVNASDTMATYLYKFGFQRFQLGYGSAIAVIMFLICFGFSIAYQTFAMRRDFE encoded by the coding sequence ATGCAAACGTCCTCACAGCCCATTGAACGGATGATCGTACGCCGGCCGCGCATCCGCTGGGGGCACCTGGCAACAATCGTTGGTTTTCTGCTGCCGGGCGCGCTGATCTATATTGGACTGGTGCTGTTGCCGGTGGCTCAGGCCGTCTACTACAGCTTTTTCCGCTGGAATGGCCTTGGCCCGCTCACCAACTTCACGGGCCTGGCCAACTACACTCGCGCCCTGAGCGACCGGGTTTTTTTGCTTTCGCTTGGCCACAACCTGCAGCTGATTGTGCTATCGCTGGCCATCCAGATCCCGCTGGCGCTCGGGCTGGCGCTGCTGATCAGGGGGCTTACGCGCGGCCGCGCGATCTTTCGCACGATCTTCTTTATGCCGTTCGTGCTCTCCGAAATCGTGACTGGCGTGATCTGGAGCTTCATCTACCGGCCAGATGGTGGCCTGGTCGAAACACTATTCAGTTCTATCGCGCCTGGCTTCGCGAAGACGGCGCTGCTGGCCGACCCCAAGACCGTGCTCTACGCGCTATTCGTGGTGATCACCTGGAAATTCTTCGGCTACCACATGATCCTCTACATCGCCGGCCTGCAGAATATTCCAACCGAGGTGGAAGAGGCCGCGCAGATCGACGGCTGTAGCCGGCTCCAGGCGCTGCGCTACATCACCATTCCGCTGCTGAGTAGCACCATCCGGCTTACGATCTACCTCTCGGTGCTTGGCTCGCTTCAGTTCTTCGATCTGATCTGGATCATGACCACTGGTGGGCCAGTCAACGCCAGCGACACAATGGCCACCTACCTGTACAAGTTCGGCTTTCAGCGGTTTCAGCTGGGGTATGGTAGCGCGATTGCCGTGATCATGTTCCTGATATGCTTTGGCTTCTCCATCGCGTATCAGACTTTCGCCATGCGGCGCGATTTTGAGTAG
- a CDS encoding threonine/serine exporter family protein: MSTAVSFQESEADASQERPALSRTALRDVLATALRAGQLMLENGANTARIEETVHRMGTALGAEWMDVYVTPQGIIASAVSHHEHRTRIQRVIKSGVDLSRVAAVMDLSRRAEHGELTAEEALQQLEQIARQPRLYGVWATMLAVALACGGFAVLFGGGIGEFGVVLLAAGCAQLLRHSLLHNNLDRLMTTAVVAACASALALTIAERLPLLVPIAIKPATVITASVLLLVPGVLMVSSTADMVRGDITSGVARATAALLSVMSIGAGIWATLLVSRATVTLETVVQPNLLVALVMALLAAGGFGVLFDVPYRALPFAALTGMLAYGVRWLIAYGGAPIEVAFFFAGLTIGAMAELLARRLRTTSSLFAIPGYIPLVPGAIAFRAVLRFVEADYTAGLADAVRAVLLIIAIAVGLGTVSALTRMRQKLLF, encoded by the coding sequence ATGTCGACAGCCGTTTCATTTCAAGAATCCGAGGCCGATGCCAGCCAGGAGCGCCCGGCGCTTTCGCGGACTGCGCTGCGCGATGTGCTGGCCACCGCGCTGCGGGCCGGGCAGCTGATGCTGGAGAATGGCGCCAACACCGCGCGGATCGAAGAGACCGTCCATCGAATGGGCACGGCGCTAGGCGCCGAATGGATGGATGTCTATGTGACACCGCAGGGCATCATCGCCTCGGCTGTGTCGCATCACGAGCACCGCACCCGCATCCAGCGCGTGATCAAGAGCGGTGTCGACCTGAGCCGAGTCGCAGCGGTGATGGACCTCTCGCGGCGCGCCGAGCATGGTGAGCTGACGGCCGAGGAGGCGCTGCAGCAGCTCGAACAGATTGCGCGGCAGCCGCGACTCTATGGCGTGTGGGCGACCATGCTGGCGGTGGCGTTGGCCTGTGGCGGCTTCGCCGTGCTGTTTGGCGGCGGGATTGGCGAGTTCGGTGTGGTATTGCTGGCGGCCGGGTGTGCGCAGCTGTTGCGCCACAGCCTGCTGCACAACAATCTCGACCGGCTGATGACCACGGCGGTGGTGGCGGCGTGCGCCAGCGCACTGGCGTTGACCATTGCCGAGCGATTGCCGCTGCTGGTGCCGATCGCGATCAAACCGGCGACTGTGATCACTGCGTCGGTGCTGCTGCTGGTGCCGGGTGTGCTGATGGTCAGCTCGACCGCCGACATGGTGCGCGGCGACATCACCTCGGGCGTGGCACGTGCGACGGCGGCGCTCTTGTCGGTGATGTCGATCGGCGCGGGCATCTGGGCGACGCTGCTGGTCAGCCGGGCGACTGTGACGCTCGAGACAGTGGTGCAGCCGAACTTGCTGGTGGCGTTGGTAATGGCATTGCTGGCGGCGGGTGGGTTTGGCGTACTGTTCGACGTGCCGTACCGTGCGCTGCCATTTGCGGCACTGACGGGCATGCTGGCCTACGGAGTGCGCTGGCTGATCGCCTATGGCGGTGCCCCGATCGAGGTAGCATTCTTCTTTGCCGGGCTGACGATCGGCGCGATGGCCGAGCTGCTGGCGCGGCGCCTGCGCACCACCAGCTCGCTATTCGCCATCCCCGGCTATATTCCGCTGGTGCCGGGTGCGATCGCATTCCGCGCGGTATTGCGCTTTGTCGAGGCCGACTACACGGCCGGGCTGGCCGACGCGGTGCGCGCAGTGCTGCTGATCATCGCGATTGCGGTGGGGCTGGGCACGGTCAGTGCGCTGACGCGCATGCGGCAGAAGCTGCTATTTTAG
- a CDS encoding LacI family DNA-binding transcriptional regulator, with the protein MEISMTRNDKTLGEVTIFDVAREAGVSYATVSRVINNKDHVRPDKRERVLRAMTRLGYVVNQQARSLAGGKSQVVGLLVPGVDSGYIGEIIRGVDEELTNASYDLMLYTSHQRKTRESTYVATLTQGLADGLLLVLPRAPGAYIETLRQRRFPFVLIDHQGIDEQGPSVGATNWQGGYDATNYLLTLGHRRIGFITGALDLRCSTDRLAGYQAALEAAGIAFDASLVMTGDFMQPQGYSGAHALLMLPNRPTAIVVSNDVMAFGAMEAVRENGLRIPADISIVGFDDIPQASHVHPLLTTIRQPLEEMGRVATRMLLELIANPADEAARIELPTELIIRSSCRSLM; encoded by the coding sequence ATGGAGATCAGCATGACGCGCAACGATAAAACACTAGGCGAAGTCACGATCTTTGACGTGGCCCGTGAGGCCGGCGTTTCATACGCGACGGTCTCGCGTGTGATTAACAACAAAGATCATGTGCGGCCCGACAAGCGCGAGCGCGTGCTGCGGGCAATGACGCGGTTGGGCTATGTCGTCAATCAGCAGGCGCGCAGCTTAGCCGGCGGTAAATCGCAAGTGGTTGGCCTGCTGGTTCCGGGGGTCGACAGCGGCTATATCGGCGAGATTATTCGCGGTGTCGATGAAGAGCTGACCAATGCCTCGTACGACCTGATGCTCTATACCTCGCACCAACGCAAGACGCGCGAATCGACGTATGTAGCCACGCTAACCCAAGGGCTGGCCGATGGCCTGTTGCTGGTGTTGCCGCGTGCGCCGGGCGCATATATTGAGACCCTACGGCAGCGCCGTTTCCCATTCGTACTGATCGATCACCAGGGTATCGACGAGCAAGGCCCATCAGTCGGCGCGACGAACTGGCAGGGTGGCTATGATGCGACCAATTACCTGCTCACACTTGGGCACCGGCGGATCGGGTTCATCACCGGCGCCCTGGATCTACGCTGCTCGACCGACCGATTGGCTGGCTACCAGGCCGCGCTGGAAGCCGCTGGCATCGCCTTCGACGCAAGCCTGGTGATGACAGGCGATTTTATGCAGCCACAGGGTTATAGTGGCGCACACGCGCTGCTGATGCTGCCGAATCGCCCGACAGCGATTGTTGTATCGAATGATGTGATGGCTTTTGGTGCGATGGAGGCAGTGCGTGAGAATGGCCTGCGCATCCCGGCAGATATTTCGATCGTGGGATTCGATGATATTCCGCAGGCATCGCACGTACATCCGCTACTGACGACAATTCGGCAACCACTCGAAGAGATGGGCCGGGTTGCTACACGGATGTTGCTTGAACTCATTGCCAACCCGGCCGACGAGGCGGCGAGAATTGAACTACCGACCGAGCTAATCATCCGTAGCTCGTGCCGCTCACTCATGTAA
- a CDS encoding carbohydrate ABC transporter permease produces the protein MSTQTIRTSTNFKGVIGLLQYLVGAFVALVVLIPILATILNGFKTNADLLVNPFSLPETWQWGNYIGVLQSASFWRQLLNSTIVMVATATGVVVLSSMAAFVFARMEFRGRELLFNFFTLGLLFPLAVAILPLYISLRQANLIDSLWGVILPQVAFGLPGNILILRGFFGSIPRELDEAASIDGCTPVGFFVRVLLPLMRPALAAVVVLTMVASWNSFFLPLLVLNSEQLYTLPLGIQQFQGQFGTDWAKILAFISLALMPTIIFYLLAERQIVAGLTAGAVKG, from the coding sequence ATGTCAACACAAACGATACGCACCTCAACCAATTTCAAGGGCGTGATCGGGCTGCTGCAGTATCTTGTCGGCGCTTTCGTCGCGCTGGTTGTACTCATCCCGATCCTGGCGACAATACTCAACGGCTTCAAGACCAATGCCGACTTGCTGGTGAACCCTTTCAGCCTACCCGAGACATGGCAGTGGGGCAACTATATAGGTGTGCTGCAGAGCGCATCGTTCTGGCGCCAGCTGCTGAACAGCACGATCGTAATGGTGGCGACGGCGACAGGTGTGGTGGTATTGTCGAGCATGGCCGCCTTCGTGTTCGCGCGCATGGAGTTTCGTGGGCGCGAGCTGCTGTTCAACTTCTTTACGCTCGGCCTGCTGTTTCCACTGGCCGTGGCAATTCTGCCGCTGTACATCTCGCTGCGCCAGGCCAACCTGATCGATAGCCTGTGGGGCGTGATCTTGCCGCAGGTGGCCTTCGGGCTGCCAGGCAACATCCTGATCCTGCGGGGCTTTTTCGGCAGCATCCCGCGCGAGCTCGACGAGGCGGCTTCGATCGACGGCTGCACGCCGGTGGGGTTTTTCGTGCGCGTGCTGCTGCCGCTGATGCGCCCCGCGCTGGCAGCCGTGGTGGTGCTGACCATGGTGGCCAGCTGGAATTCGTTCTTCCTGCCCTTACTGGTGCTGAACAGCGAGCAGCTCTATACGCTGCCGCTGGGCATCCAGCAGTTCCAGGGGCAGTTCGGCACCGATTGGGCCAAAATCCTGGCGTTCATTTCGCTGGCGCTTATGCCAACAATCATCTTCTACCTCCTGGCCGAACGCCAGATCGTCGCCGGGCTGACTGCCGGGGCCGTGAAGGGGTAA
- a CDS encoding xylose isomerase yields MSYTPKPSDKFTFGLWTVGNIGRDPFGEPVRQPITPVAIVQLLAEAGAYGVNFHDNDLVPIDATPAERDRIVKQFKQALSDTGLVVPMATTNLFTDPAFKDGAFTANDPAVRAYAIQKTMRSIDLGVECGAQVYVFWGGREGAETDAAKDPQEAVKRFREALNFLCGYVKDQGYDLKFALEPKPNEPRGDIYLATVGHALALIATLDDPAMVGVNPEVAHETMAGLNFLHGVAQAWEAGKLFHIDLNDQSPGRYDQDFRFGAVNLKSAFFLVKFLEEVGYDGSRHFDAHAYRSEGYAGVRAFARGCMRTYLILKEKAEQWRADPEIQALLAEINADSAASPAWAGGYSAAKAAALQSHTFDRAALGARDLGYERLDQLTVELLLGVRE; encoded by the coding sequence ATGAGCTATACACCTAAGCCCTCCGACAAATTTACGTTTGGCCTCTGGACCGTCGGCAACATTGGGCGCGACCCATTTGGCGAGCCGGTGCGCCAGCCGATCACGCCGGTAGCGATCGTTCAGCTGCTGGCCGAGGCCGGCGCCTATGGCGTCAACTTCCACGATAACGACCTGGTGCCGATCGACGCCACGCCGGCCGAGCGCGACCGGATCGTCAAGCAGTTCAAACAGGCGCTGAGCGACACTGGCCTGGTGGTGCCTATGGCCACCACCAACCTGTTTACCGACCCGGCCTTTAAGGATGGCGCATTCACCGCCAACGACCCGGCCGTGCGCGCCTACGCCATCCAGAAAACCATGCGCTCAATCGATCTGGGCGTCGAGTGTGGCGCCCAGGTATACGTGTTCTGGGGCGGGCGCGAGGGCGCCGAAACCGACGCGGCCAAAGATCCACAAGAGGCAGTCAAGCGCTTCCGCGAGGCGCTGAACTTCCTGTGCGGCTATGTCAAAGACCAGGGCTACGACTTGAAATTCGCGCTCGAACCCAAGCCCAACGAGCCGCGCGGCGACATCTACCTGGCCACGGTTGGGCACGCGCTGGCGCTGATCGCCACGCTCGACGACCCGGCCATGGTTGGTGTCAACCCCGAGGTGGCGCACGAGACGATGGCCGGGCTGAACTTCCTGCATGGCGTGGCGCAGGCCTGGGAGGCCGGTAAGCTGTTCCATATCGACCTGAACGACCAATCGCCGGGGCGCTACGACCAGGACTTCCGCTTCGGTGCGGTGAACTTGAAGAGCGCCTTCTTCCTGGTCAAGTTCCTCGAAGAGGTGGGCTACGACGGCAGCCGGCACTTCGACGCACACGCCTACCGCAGCGAGGGCTACGCAGGTGTGCGCGCGTTTGCGCGCGGCTGCATGCGCACCTACCTGATCTTGAAAGAGAAGGCCGAGCAGTGGCGCGCCGACCCCGAGATCCAGGCGCTGCTGGCCGAGATCAACGCCGACAGTGCTGCCAGCCCGGCATGGGCCGGCGGCTACAGCGCCGCCAAGGCTGCCGCACTACAGAGCCACACCTTCGACCGCGCCGCGCTTGGTGCGCGCGATCTGGGCTACGAGCGGCTCGACCAGCTCACCGTCGAGCTACTGCTGGGTGTGCGTGAGTAG
- a CDS encoding glycoside hydrolase: MIYRRRQFLKLTAALAALPLGLSACGNTPAVRSPTPAPPLPTPQPPTPAAPRPAFESGVYRNLFVECGKRAQEVTAKIEAAWQSLFASTDDTRRVYYPAGTNEQGPLAYVKDIGNDDIRSEGMSYGMMIAVQLDKQAEYNAIWNWAKTHMQHQEGEWQGYFSWHNNADGSKIDDNPASDGEEWFATALLFAAGRWGDGQGIYNYRAEADTILNTMLHKTDMFTGETGVTNMFDRQQRQVVFVPYGEHASFTDPSYHLPAFYELWGRWAAGYADQQLADRQFWLSAAKTSRDFFQRTCHPKTGLAPDYAEFDGTPRAVNEHDAFRFDAFRVIGNVAVDYAWFGADERERALCDRLQAFFASQPDYGNQYTLDGKPLSTDRSPGLIAMNAVASLAATDEARAGAFLDALWAIEPPTGTWRYYDGLLYLLALLHTSGNFRIYTPGGTPKGA; this comes from the coding sequence ATGATCTACCGACGCCGACAGTTCTTGAAGCTGACCGCCGCACTCGCTGCGCTGCCTTTAGGCCTGAGCGCCTGCGGGAACACGCCCGCAGTGCGTAGCCCAACCCCTGCGCCACCACTGCCGACTCCGCAGCCGCCGACTCCGGCAGCTCCGCGCCCGGCGTTCGAGAGCGGCGTGTATCGGAATCTATTCGTTGAGTGTGGCAAGCGCGCGCAGGAGGTTACGGCAAAGATCGAAGCCGCATGGCAGAGTCTGTTCGCCTCGACCGACGACACCCGGCGAGTCTACTATCCGGCTGGTACGAACGAGCAGGGGCCGTTAGCCTATGTCAAAGATATCGGCAACGACGACATCCGTTCCGAGGGCATGTCGTATGGCATGATGATCGCGGTACAGCTCGATAAGCAGGCCGAGTATAACGCGATCTGGAACTGGGCCAAGACGCACATGCAACACCAGGAGGGCGAGTGGCAAGGCTACTTCTCCTGGCACAACAACGCCGATGGCTCCAAGATCGACGATAACCCGGCCTCGGACGGCGAAGAGTGGTTTGCGACCGCGCTGCTGTTCGCGGCCGGCCGCTGGGGCGATGGGCAGGGCATCTACAACTATCGCGCCGAGGCCGACACAATACTCAACACGATGCTGCACAAAACCGACATGTTCACCGGCGAAACGGGCGTAACGAATATGTTCGATCGGCAGCAGCGGCAGGTGGTGTTTGTTCCGTACGGCGAACATGCAAGCTTTACCGACCCATCGTACCACCTGCCGGCCTTCTACGAGCTATGGGGCCGCTGGGCGGCCGGGTACGCCGACCAACAGCTGGCCGATCGGCAATTCTGGCTATCGGCTGCGAAAACCAGCCGCGATTTCTTTCAGCGCACCTGCCACCCCAAGACTGGCCTCGCGCCCGATTATGCCGAATTCGACGGCACGCCCCGCGCAGTGAATGAACACGATGCCTTTCGTTTCGACGCCTTCCGCGTGATCGGCAATGTGGCAGTCGACTATGCCTGGTTTGGTGCCGACGAGCGCGAGCGCGCGCTGTGCGATCGGCTCCAGGCGTTCTTTGCCAGCCAGCCCGACTATGGTAACCAGTACACGCTCGATGGCAAACCGCTATCGACCGATCGCTCGCCGGGCCTGATTGCAATGAACGCGGTGGCCAGCCTGGCTGCAACGGACGAAGCGCGCGCCGGGGCGTTTCTCGATGCGCTCTGGGCGATCGAGCCGCCCACCGGCACCTGGCGCTACTACGATGGGCTGCTGTACCTGCTGGCGCTGCTGCATACCAGCGGCAACTTTCGTATCTATACACCAGGCGGCACACCTAAGGGCGCCTAG
- a CDS encoding extracellular solute-binding protein, whose amino-acid sequence MNVRRRLVTLALISAVLVLAACGGQAPATQQATSAPAAEPTKAAEQATSAPAAEPTKAAEQATSAPAAEPTAAPAPTATPIPLSTIGTGATKIVWWHINTQADQRENWQKLASAYVKDHPDVSIEITVLENEAFKAKLATAMQSGSPPDVFQSWGGGVLKQYGDAGLVQDLAPALQQNGWGDSFQPGPISLYTFGDKIYGVPWNAGMVGFWYNKALFEKAGIAQPPATWTEFLDVVKKLKAANITPIALGEKDKWPGHFYWVYLATRIGGRAAFEKAYAREGSFADPSFVEAGTKLKELVDLQPFQNGFLGAGYGDHIALMANGKAAMELMGHWAPGAERGAAKDVKTFNANLGWFPFPSVEGGAGDATDALGGGDGFAFGKNAPPAAIDFVRYLTSVENQTAMAKAGIAVPPVVKGAEAGLDDALLKEIQSRVAKAKYYQLYYDQYLPPAVGQAVNDATQELFAGTTAPEQVAKTIEEAAAIELVQ is encoded by the coding sequence ATGAACGTTCGAAGGCGTCTCGTAACACTCGCGCTTATTAGCGCAGTGCTTGTGCTGGCAGCGTGTGGCGGCCAGGCGCCGGCGACGCAGCAGGCCACCAGCGCGCCGGCGGCCGAGCCAACCAAGGCAGCAGAGCAGGCCACCAGCGCGCCAGCCGCCGAGCCAACCAAGGCAGCAGAGCAGGCCACCAGCGCGCCAGCGGCCGAGCCAACCGCCGCGCCGGCACCGACGGCTACACCCATTCCGCTCTCGACAATTGGCACAGGTGCCACCAAGATTGTCTGGTGGCATATCAACACACAAGCCGATCAGCGCGAAAACTGGCAAAAGCTTGCCAGTGCCTACGTCAAGGATCACCCGGACGTTTCGATTGAAATCACCGTGCTCGAGAACGAGGCGTTCAAGGCCAAACTGGCGACAGCCATGCAATCCGGCAGCCCACCCGATGTGTTCCAGAGCTGGGGTGGTGGTGTGCTCAAACAGTATGGCGATGCCGGGCTGGTGCAGGATCTGGCGCCGGCGCTGCAGCAAAACGGCTGGGGCGATAGCTTCCAGCCCGGCCCGATCTCGCTGTACACCTTCGGCGACAAGATCTATGGCGTCCCCTGGAATGCTGGCATGGTCGGCTTCTGGTATAACAAGGCGCTGTTCGAGAAGGCCGGCATCGCGCAGCCGCCGGCAACCTGGACGGAGTTTCTGGATGTGGTGAAGAAGCTCAAGGCCGCCAACATCACGCCGATTGCGCTGGGCGAGAAGGACAAGTGGCCGGGGCATTTCTACTGGGTGTACCTGGCGACGCGCATCGGTGGCCGGGCTGCGTTTGAGAAGGCCTATGCTCGCGAGGGTAGCTTCGCCGACCCATCATTCGTTGAGGCCGGCACCAAGCTGAAGGAGCTGGTCGATCTCCAGCCGTTCCAGAATGGTTTCCTAGGCGCCGGCTATGGCGACCACATTGCGCTGATGGCCAACGGTAAGGCTGCGATGGAGCTGATGGGCCACTGGGCGCCTGGCGCCGAGCGCGGGGCAGCCAAGGATGTCAAGACCTTCAACGCGAACCTGGGCTGGTTCCCGTTCCCGAGCGTTGAGGGTGGTGCGGGTGATGCGACCGACGCGCTGGGTGGTGGCGACGGCTTTGCGTTCGGCAAGAACGCACCGCCGGCCGCGATCGACTTCGTACGCTACCTGACCAGCGTCGAGAATCAGACCGCCATGGCCAAGGCCGGCATCGCCGTGCCGCCGGTGGTGAAAGGCGCCGAGGCCGGCCTGGATGATGCGCTCTTGAAAGAGATCCAGAGTCGGGTCGCGAAGGCCAAGTACTACCAGCTGTACTACGACCAGTACCTACCGCCGGCAGTAGGCCAGGCCGTCAACGATGCCACGCAGGAGTTGTTTGCCGGCACGACTGCCCCCGAGCAGGTTGCCAAGACGATCGAAGAAGCTGCCGCGATCGAGCTCGTGCAGTAA
- a CDS encoding glycoside hydrolase family 3 C-terminal domain-containing protein, giving the protein MGVAQAGYDDPSRPIDERVENLLGQMSLDEKIAQLGCVWTTKLVHNDMFDPDYVAAKIPHGIGQITRIGASTGLRPRESAALMNDIQRVAVERTRLGIPILVHEESVAGYCARDATVFPHGIGLAATWNPALVEQVAGVIRDQMLAVGARLGLAPVLDIARDPRWGRLEESYGEDPLLAGTIGVAYVRGLQTADLRNGVVATGKHFLGYAMSAGGRNWGPVQLGPRELREVYAEPFAAAIRDAGMAAVMNSYASIDGIPCAGSRAILTDLLRNELGFAGVVVADYWAIPQLLRFHRVVADKGAAAALALAAGLDMELPTTEYYDAPLKAEIEAGRMPRQLVDIAVRRVLRMKFQLGLFEQPYVDAEAAPKHFQTPAQSALARRAAAESVILLTNDGVLPLGPKLKRVALIGPGADDQRLLQGDYHYPAHQELIYLATDKTSDPTLIGAEEFTPQAGGAFAAGPHYTPHITPLAGLRAALGAGVAIEHARGCDVLGDDRSGFKAAVAAARAAEVAVVVVAGKSGIHRPATVGEANDAADLALTGVQAELVEAVAATGTPLVVVVMSGRAHALERVAALANALVQLFPPGEQGGNGLADVLTGAVNPSGRLPVTLPRTVGQVPIYYGHRAGGESPMFFGDYIDCPATPLFPFGHGLSYTSFTYSDYTVRAATTAEPIEITVQICNTGQRAGEEVVQLYGCDMVASVARPDQFLLGFARVALEPGQAKRVTFIVHPSRLAFYNPQMRFVTEPGAFRFSVAASATDRRAEQLVDLSGPAIEYRQREIVATRVIIA; this is encoded by the coding sequence ATGGGCGTCGCTCAAGCAGGCTATGATGATCCATCCAGGCCAATCGACGAGCGAGTTGAAAATTTGCTCGGCCAGATGAGCCTCGATGAGAAGATTGCGCAGCTTGGCTGCGTGTGGACTACCAAGCTGGTGCATAACGATATGTTCGACCCCGATTATGTTGCGGCGAAGATTCCGCACGGGATCGGCCAGATCACGCGTATCGGTGCCTCGACCGGGCTGCGCCCGCGCGAGAGTGCGGCGCTGATGAACGACATTCAGCGCGTCGCTGTCGAGCGCACCCGCCTGGGCATCCCGATCCTGGTTCACGAGGAGTCGGTTGCGGGCTATTGTGCCCGCGACGCTACAGTGTTCCCGCATGGGATTGGCCTGGCGGCGACCTGGAACCCGGCGCTGGTTGAGCAGGTGGCCGGTGTGATCCGCGACCAGATGCTGGCGGTTGGTGCCCGGCTCGGCCTGGCGCCGGTGCTCGACATCGCCCGTGACCCGCGCTGGGGGCGGCTCGAGGAGAGCTACGGCGAAGACCCACTGCTCGCGGGCACGATCGGGGTGGCCTACGTACGCGGCCTGCAGACGGCCGATCTGCGCAATGGCGTAGTTGCGACTGGTAAGCACTTTCTGGGCTATGCGATGTCGGCGGGGGGGCGCAACTGGGGCCCCGTACAGTTAGGCCCACGCGAGCTGCGCGAGGTCTATGCCGAGCCGTTCGCGGCCGCCATCCGCGATGCCGGGATGGCTGCGGTGATGAATTCGTATGCCTCGATCGATGGCATCCCCTGCGCCGGCAGCCGCGCCATCCTGACCGACCTGCTGCGTAATGAGCTAGGCTTCGCCGGCGTGGTGGTGGCCGACTACTGGGCCATCCCGCAGCTGTTGCGTTTCCACCGCGTTGTGGCCGACAAGGGTGCCGCAGCCGCACTGGCGCTCGCGGCCGGGCTCGACATGGAGCTGCCGACAACCGAGTACTACGACGCACCGCTCAAGGCCGAGATCGAGGCCGGGCGCATGCCGCGCCAGCTGGTCGATATCGCCGTGCGGCGAGTGCTGCGGATGAAGTTTCAGCTCGGCCTGTTCGAGCAGCCCTACGTCGATGCTGAGGCGGCGCCCAAGCACTTCCAGACTCCGGCACAGAGTGCGCTGGCCCGGCGGGCCGCGGCCGAGTCGGTCATTCTGCTGACTAACGATGGCGTTTTGCCGCTTGGGCCGAAGCTTAAGCGCGTGGCGCTGATCGGGCCGGGCGCCGACGACCAGCGGCTGCTCCAGGGCGATTACCACTACCCCGCGCACCAGGAGCTGATCTACCTGGCGACTGACAAGACGAGCGATCCAACCCTGATCGGCGCCGAGGAGTTCACGCCGCAGGCCGGCGGTGCCTTCGCGGCCGGCCCGCACTATACACCGCACATAACCCCGCTGGCCGGCCTACGCGCCGCGCTTGGTGCGGGGGTAGCGATCGAACATGCGCGGGGATGCGACGTGCTCGGCGACGACCGCTCGGGCTTCAAGGCTGCGGTTGCGGCAGCACGGGCGGCCGAGGTTGCTGTCGTGGTGGTCGCGGGGAAGAGCGGCATACACCGGCCGGCGACTGTCGGCGAGGCAAATGATGCGGCCGACCTCGCGCTTACCGGCGTGCAGGCCGAGCTAGTCGAGGCGGTAGCGGCCACCGGCACCCCACTTGTGGTGGTTGTGATGAGCGGCCGTGCCCACGCGCTCGAGCGGGTTGCCGCGCTGGCCAACGCGCTCGTGCAGCTGTTCCCGCCCGGCGAGCAAGGCGGCAACGGACTCGCCGATGTGCTCACCGGCGCGGTAAATCCGAGCGGGCGCTTGCCGGTGACGCTGCCGCGTACGGTGGGGCAAGTGCCGATCTATTATGGCCACCGCGCCGGTGGTGAGTCGCCCATGTTCTTTGGCGATTATATCGACTGCCCGGCGACACCGTTGTTTCCGTTTGGCCATGGGCTGAGCTATACCAGCTTTACATATAGCGATTACACCGTACGGGCAGCGACAACGGCGGAACCGATCGAGATAACCGTGCAAATTTGCAATACCGGGCAGCGTGCCGGCGAGGAAGTGGTGCAGCTGTATGGTTGCGACATGGTTGCCTCGGTGGCGCGGCCCGACCAATTTCTGCTTGGGTTCGCCCGCGTGGCGCTCGAGCCCGGCCAGGCCAAGCGGGTGACATTCATCGTACACCCCTCGCGGCTGGCGTTCTACAACCCGCAGATGCGCTTCGTAACCGAGCCGGGAGCATTTCGCTTCAGCGTTGCTGCGTCGGCCACCGATCGGCGGGCCGAACAGCTGGTTGATCTGAGCGGCCCGGCGATCGAATATCGCCAGCGCGAGATCGTAGCGACACGGGTGATCATTGCGTGA